Proteins encoded by one window of Emticicia oligotrophica DSM 17448:
- a CDS encoding phosphoribosylanthranilate isomerase, producing MPVGAGIAIMKIKVCGMRDVENIKALVELKPDFIGFIFYDKSPRFVGNEMGADYINSIPREIKKVGVFVNATVDFIIQNVRKYGLNYVQLHGNEMPEYCRSLRQKGISIIKAFRVDNDFVFGQVNNYKPHVDFFLFDAKGDGYGGNGVAFDWSILKKYDNQKPYFLAGGISLDNIEVLDTIIPKPYAIDVNSKFETSPGQKDIAKISELITKLKPERVEA from the coding sequence ATGCCTGTGGGGGCAGGTATTGCTATTATGAAGATAAAAGTCTGTGGAATGCGTGATGTCGAGAACATCAAAGCACTCGTTGAATTGAAACCCGATTTTATAGGTTTTATTTTCTATGACAAGTCGCCTCGTTTTGTCGGTAATGAAATGGGTGCTGATTATATCAACTCAATTCCGAGAGAAATTAAAAAGGTAGGTGTCTTTGTCAATGCAACAGTCGATTTCATCATACAAAACGTTAGAAAGTATGGCTTAAATTATGTGCAATTGCATGGCAATGAAATGCCAGAGTATTGCAGAAGCCTTCGCCAAAAAGGAATAAGCATCATCAAAGCCTTTCGTGTAGATAATGACTTTGTTTTTGGGCAAGTAAATAATTATAAGCCACATGTCGATTTCTTTTTGTTTGATGCGAAAGGCGATGGCTATGGAGGAAATGGGGTGGCTTTCGACTGGAGTATCTTGAAAAAATACGATAATCAAAAACCATACTTTTTAGCTGGGGGCATTTCACTAGATAACATAGAGGTGTTGGATACCATTATTCCAAAACCTTATGCGATTGATGTTAATAGTAAGTTCGAAACATCACCAGGTCAGAAAGACATCGCTAAAATCTCCGAACTCATAACAAAACTTAAACCAGAGAGAGTCGAAGCATAA
- a CDS encoding DUF72 domain-containing protein, with the protein MDFGKLQDISKVDFTLPADNPFTAQTLAVAPKVSKPELYFGPPIWANKDWIGKIYPSNAKDKDFLYYYTRQFNTIELNVTHYQIPTSKTVERWKESAADGFKFCPKFPQAISHDRQLIGCEFLTEQFCEAILGLGDHLGMTFLQLAPTFDPRRLKSLEAFLKQLPKGFPVSVEFRHQDWFSDKNIWAKTCEMLAELNVGTVISDVSGRRDVLHTTLTIPKLTLRFVGNELHPTDYTRVDDWCERLKKWLDAGLNSAFIFVHCGENEFAPELTKYWINTINAKYRLAIKEPKIMPQAVQGSLF; encoded by the coding sequence ATGGATTTTGGAAAACTCCAAGATATTTCGAAAGTAGATTTTACGCTTCCAGCCGATAACCCATTTACTGCCCAAACGCTTGCGGTAGCACCAAAAGTAAGTAAACCTGAGTTATATTTTGGCCCACCAATTTGGGCAAATAAAGATTGGATTGGAAAGATTTATCCTTCAAATGCAAAAGATAAAGATTTTTTGTATTACTATACTCGACAATTTAATACAATCGAGTTAAATGTGACCCATTATCAAATTCCAACGTCTAAAACAGTTGAACGGTGGAAAGAATCAGCTGCAGATGGATTTAAGTTTTGCCCGAAGTTTCCGCAAGCTATCAGCCATGATAGACAACTAATTGGTTGTGAGTTTCTGACTGAACAATTTTGTGAAGCTATTTTAGGGCTTGGAGACCACCTCGGAATGACTTTTTTGCAGCTTGCTCCAACCTTTGACCCTCGACGCTTGAAAAGTTTAGAAGCTTTCTTGAAACAGCTACCCAAAGGTTTTCCTGTTTCAGTAGAATTTCGGCACCAAGATTGGTTTAGTGATAAAAATATTTGGGCGAAAACTTGTGAAATGTTAGCAGAGTTGAACGTAGGAACTGTCATTTCAGATGTTTCTGGAAGAAGAGATGTACTGCATACAACGTTAACAATTCCGAAACTAACCTTAAGGTTTGTAGGGAACGAATTACACCCTACCGATTACACGAGAGTAGATGATTGGTGTGAAAGATTAAAAAAATGGCTTGATGCTGGACTAAATAGTGCATTTATTTTTGTGCATTGTGGAGAGAATGAATTTGCTCCAGAACTCACAAAATATTGGATAAATACAATTAATGCGAAATATAGACTTGCAATCAAAGAACCTAAAATAATGCCGCAAGCAGTGCAGGGAAGCCTGTTTTGA
- a CDS encoding OmpA family protein, whose translation MKTFILILCVFISSLVFSQSDTYRPKLRIYPHFGIGWAFPPSIDPQNSGLVLEKKILRNYVIGDIITSSGQTKSIYKMTNSIGLDFNYQIAKRWSVNLGLNRAMQVNILNDPDPIRLSNNTEYTIWIYAYKYSSIALGFRYNRFDKFFQLNSHVANIAQEAITNDNSSGSGVITNGNGLSSTTLALKNKTFIIAPEFGVTGVSSFDLPMELSVGAYIPTSFFLKQEATFFRNNSPAGTNLLKFNQGALWIKVKVPITLWTRSARKPKLEVVSKANLPKVIEYEGRKVSTGEKVVLRNIQFEQGKSALSTTAMAELDRIEDLMNQSSSMIIEIIGHTSDEGDRNSNIELSLIRAKACKEYLVKNGIKANRIQVRGMGPDQPISKIDKSLNRRVEMQIIRM comes from the coding sequence ATGAAAACATTTATATTAATATTATGTGTCTTCATAAGTTCTTTGGTTTTTTCACAATCAGATACTTATCGCCCCAAACTTCGCATCTACCCTCACTTCGGTATTGGCTGGGCTTTTCCTCCAAGTATTGACCCTCAGAACAGTGGTTTAGTTTTAGAAAAAAAAATACTCCGGAATTACGTCATTGGTGATATCATCACTTCTTCGGGGCAAACTAAGAGTATTTACAAAATGACTAATTCCATTGGTTTGGATTTTAATTATCAAATTGCTAAGCGATGGTCAGTAAATTTAGGCCTTAATCGAGCTATGCAAGTAAATATATTGAATGACCCAGACCCAATCAGGTTGTCGAATAATACCGAATATACTATTTGGATTTATGCTTATAAGTATTCATCAATTGCTTTAGGGTTTCGATATAATCGTTTTGATAAGTTTTTTCAGCTAAATAGTCATGTGGCCAATATCGCACAAGAAGCCATTACGAATGATAATAGTTCAGGTAGTGGTGTAATAACTAATGGCAATGGTTTATCAAGTACTACACTGGCTCTAAAGAATAAGACTTTTATAATTGCTCCTGAATTTGGTGTTACTGGTGTTAGTTCGTTCGACCTCCCAATGGAACTGAGCGTTGGGGCTTACATACCTACTTCTTTCTTTCTTAAACAAGAAGCTACTTTTTTTCGGAATAATTCTCCAGCGGGTACGAATCTGCTAAAATTTAACCAAGGTGCACTATGGATAAAAGTTAAAGTACCTATTACTTTATGGACTAGAAGTGCAAGAAAACCAAAACTAGAGGTAGTATCTAAAGCAAATCTACCTAAGGTTATAGAATATGAAGGTAGAAAAGTAAGTACTGGAGAGAAAGTAGTACTAAGGAATATTCAGTTTGAACAAGGAAAATCAGCTCTTAGCACTACAGCAATGGCTGAACTTGACCGAATTGAGGATTTAATGAATCAATCTTCAAGTATGATAATTGAGATAATCGGACATACTTCCGATGAGGGAGACCGTAATAGTAATATCGAGTTATCGCTTATTCGTGCAAAAGCCTGTAAAGAGTATTTAGTTAAGAACGGAATTAAGGCAAATCGTATTCAAGTACGAGGAATGGGACCAGACCAGCCTATATCTAAAATTGATAAATCTCTCAATCGTCGCGTAGAAATGCAAATTATCCGTATGTAA
- a CDS encoding carboxy terminal-processing peptidase, translated as MKRIIVLLTLTGLFGCFENKAQNQSSSPTYGYNDLKPTRTQEQVEQFATQFLSYHHYQKFKLDDDFSAKVWDNFLKDVDGGHSYLLESDIKSFEKYRYSIDENLLEGDLTAPFEVFNLYRKRYKERHDFIMGLLDKPFDFTVDESYETDRDKATWAKNTAELDDVWRKIVKSQVLDLKLSGSKDSATIATLKDRYKRWESRIAKWRADDVFQSFMNAFSETIDPHTNYMIPSTAAQFNIEMSQSVEGIGASLQNEGDYVKIAEIIPGGPLFKSGQATKNDRIVAVAQGENGQWQDIVGWLTDDAVKLIRGTKGTVVRVRLLPGDAPAGSPTKELRLVREKVKLEEAVAKGKVVPMKKDGKDYKLGVIDIPMFYRDFEDARRGGDFQSTTKDVRRFLTEFKAKGVDGVVIDLRNNGGGSLTEAINLTGLFITKGPVVQRRDNNGSVDVESDTDPEVVYGGPLVILQNRFSASASEIFAGAIQDYKRGVIVGEQSFGKGTVQQLVDLDQFLLSPRTASTDKKATVGFDQKERYGQLKLTTEKFYRITGNSTQRKGVSADIQLPTPFDPEEMGESSQPSALPYDQIKTSDYEKTTVINDKVIAKLQEKYQARLKSDQELKQLTDDLDEYRKIKDITVISLNEAKRKQERDENEKRRKAVNKLSAGEKDEKEKDLILTEAERILCDLITNPK; from the coding sequence ATGAAAAGAATCATCGTTTTGCTGACCTTAACTGGTCTTTTTGGTTGCTTTGAAAATAAAGCACAAAATCAGAGTTCGTCGCCCACTTATGGCTATAACGACTTAAAACCAACTCGTACGCAGGAGCAAGTTGAGCAATTTGCTACGCAGTTTCTAAGCTACCATCATTACCAAAAGTTTAAGTTAGACGATGATTTTTCGGCAAAAGTATGGGATAATTTTTTAAAAGATGTTGATGGTGGACATTCGTATTTACTTGAAAGTGATATCAAATCATTTGAAAAATACAGATACAGCATTGATGAAAACTTACTTGAAGGAGATTTAACCGCACCGTTTGAGGTGTTTAACCTTTATCGTAAACGCTATAAAGAACGCCACGATTTTATCATGGGCTTATTAGATAAGCCATTCGATTTTACAGTTGATGAATCGTATGAAACTGATCGTGATAAAGCTACATGGGCAAAAAATACGGCAGAGTTAGACGATGTTTGGCGTAAGATTGTAAAAAGCCAAGTTCTTGATTTGAAGCTAAGTGGAAGTAAAGATAGTGCAACAATAGCTACACTAAAAGACCGCTACAAGCGTTGGGAAAGTAGAATAGCAAAGTGGAGAGCTGATGATGTGTTTCAGTCGTTTATGAACGCCTTTTCAGAGACAATAGACCCACATACAAATTACATGATTCCGAGTACAGCGGCTCAATTTAATATTGAAATGAGCCAGTCGGTTGAAGGAATTGGTGCTTCGTTACAAAATGAAGGTGACTATGTGAAAATTGCCGAGATTATTCCAGGAGGGCCATTGTTTAAAAGCGGTCAGGCTACAAAGAATGATAGAATTGTGGCAGTTGCACAAGGTGAAAATGGTCAATGGCAAGACATTGTTGGTTGGTTGACAGATGATGCGGTGAAACTAATTCGCGGTACAAAAGGAACAGTTGTGCGTGTTAGATTATTACCAGGTGATGCACCTGCGGGTTCGCCTACAAAAGAGCTTCGTTTAGTTCGTGAAAAGGTAAAACTTGAAGAAGCTGTTGCCAAGGGTAAAGTTGTACCGATGAAAAAAGACGGTAAAGATTATAAGCTTGGGGTAATTGATATTCCGATGTTTTATCGTGACTTTGAAGATGCCCGCCGTGGTGGAGATTTTCAAAGTACAACCAAAGATGTCAGACGTTTCTTGACAGAATTTAAAGCCAAAGGCGTAGATGGGGTAGTGATAGACTTACGCAACAATGGAGGCGGTTCATTAACGGAAGCGATTAACCTAACTGGATTATTCATTACGAAAGGACCAGTTGTACAACGACGTGATAATAACGGAAGTGTTGATGTAGAAAGCGATACTGACCCAGAAGTTGTTTATGGTGGCCCATTAGTTATTCTTCAAAATCGTTTTAGTGCATCGGCATCTGAAATTTTTGCAGGTGCAATTCAAGATTATAAACGTGGTGTAATTGTTGGAGAACAATCATTTGGTAAAGGAACCGTCCAGCAATTGGTTGATTTAGACCAATTCTTATTGTCTCCCCGCACAGCGTCAACAGATAAAAAAGCTACTGTTGGTTTTGACCAAAAAGAAAGATACGGGCAATTAAAACTGACCACTGAGAAGTTTTATCGTATAACTGGTAATAGTACGCAACGTAAAGGGGTATCAGCAGATATTCAATTACCTACGCCTTTTGACCCAGAAGAAATGGGAGAAAGTTCGCAGCCAAGTGCATTACCTTATGACCAAATCAAAACTTCAGACTACGAAAAAACAACAGTCATCAACGATAAGGTTATTGCTAAGCTACAAGAAAAATATCAAGCTCGATTGAAATCAGACCAAGAGTTGAAACAGTTAACAGATGATTTAGATGAGTACCGTAAGATTAAAGATATTACAGTAATTTCGCTCAATGAAGCCAAACGTAAACAAGAGCGTGACGAAAATGAAAAACGCAGAAAAGCCGTTAATAAATTGAGTGCTGGCGAGAAAGATGAAAAGGAGAAAGACCTTATTTTGACGGAAGCCGAAAGAATACTTTGTGATTTAATCACAAATCCAAAATAA
- the trpA gene encoding tryptophan synthase subunit alpha has protein sequence MNRITKLFQEKPNNVLNIYFTAGFPSLNNTVAVLEALQEAGADIAEIGMPYSDPVADGETIQQSNQVALENGMSLKVLFEQLQGARTKVSLPIILMGYINPVLQFGLEAFCQKCQEVGVDGLILPDLPMDEYYEEYKPIFDKYGLLNIFLITPQTSEQRIRRIDEISNGFIYMVSSASVTGGTSGITDTMEAYFNRVNAMNLRNPRLIGFGIKDNATFTKASQYAAGAIIGSQFIRVLQNSSQETLHQDIVSYIKAVKG, from the coding sequence ATGAATAGAATTACCAAGCTTTTCCAAGAAAAGCCCAACAATGTATTAAACATATATTTTACTGCAGGATTTCCAAGTCTTAATAATACAGTAGCAGTACTCGAAGCTTTGCAAGAAGCAGGTGCCGATATTGCCGAAATCGGAATGCCTTACTCCGACCCTGTTGCCGATGGTGAAACTATTCAACAGTCAAACCAAGTGGCTCTCGAAAATGGCATGAGTTTGAAAGTGCTTTTCGAGCAACTTCAAGGAGCAAGAACGAAAGTCTCTTTACCTATTATATTAATGGGTTATATCAATCCTGTTCTCCAATTTGGTTTAGAAGCCTTTTGTCAAAAATGTCAAGAGGTTGGAGTCGATGGCCTAATCTTACCCGATTTGCCAATGGATGAGTATTACGAAGAATACAAACCTATTTTCGATAAGTATGGTTTGTTAAATATCTTCCTAATAACACCTCAAACTTCCGAGCAACGTATCAGAAGAATTGATGAAATTTCTAATGGCTTTATATATATGGTAAGTAGTGCCAGTGTAACGGGAGGAACTTCGGGTATTACCGATACAATGGAAGCTTATTTCAATCGAGTAAATGCTATGAATCTTCGTAACCCTCGCCTCATTGGCTTTGGTATCAAAGATAATGCGACTTTCACTAAGGCAAGCCAGTACGCTGCAGGTGCAATTATTGGAAGCCAGTTTATTAGAGTGTTACAAAATTCCTCGCAAGAGACCCTACACCAAGATATAGTTTCTTATATTAAGGCTGTGAAAGGCTAA
- a CDS encoding FKBP-type peptidyl-prolyl cis-trans isomerase, giving the protein MKKTIIAFATTILITQLSFAQGSKAPASKPKVPVTKPAAPVKSVVVATNNGMKNTVDSLSYAIGMNIAGNLKQQNLKVNSEMMAKAIDQVLAGQATWMEPNAANAYIQGYFQNESMKKGAANKAVGDKFLAANKTKTGVVTLPSGLQYQIMKEGNGAKPASSDRVRVHYHGTLIDGSVFDSSVERGEPAEFGVTQVIQGWVEALQLMPVGSKWKLFIPSDLAYGPQGPPSIGPNQVLIFEVELLDIVK; this is encoded by the coding sequence ATGAAAAAAACAATTATTGCTTTCGCTACAACTATTCTGATAACACAACTCTCGTTTGCACAAGGGAGCAAAGCACCAGCATCTAAACCTAAAGTACCAGTTACTAAACCAGCAGCACCAGTAAAATCGGTTGTGGTAGCTACTAATAATGGAATGAAAAATACTGTTGATTCATTAAGTTATGCGATTGGAATGAATATCGCTGGAAACTTAAAACAACAAAATTTGAAAGTTAATTCAGAAATGATGGCCAAAGCAATCGACCAAGTTTTAGCAGGACAAGCTACTTGGATGGAACCTAATGCTGCCAATGCCTATATTCAAGGATATTTTCAGAATGAATCTATGAAGAAAGGGGCTGCTAACAAAGCAGTTGGTGATAAATTCTTAGCTGCAAATAAAACTAAAACTGGCGTGGTTACATTACCAAGTGGCTTACAGTATCAAATTATGAAAGAGGGTAATGGAGCGAAACCAGCATCATCTGACAGAGTACGTGTACATTATCATGGAACATTGATTGATGGTTCTGTTTTTGATAGTTCAGTAGAGCGTGGTGAACCAGCAGAGTTTGGAGTAACTCAAGTAATTCAAGGTTGGGTTGAAGCTCTTCAACTAATGCCAGTAGGTTCTAAGTGGAAACTATTTATTCCTTCTGATTTAGCTTATGGTCCACAAGGTCCACCGAGTATCGGTCCGAATCAAGTGTTGATTTTTGAAGTAGAGTTATTAGATATTGTTAAATAA
- a CDS encoding Dabb family protein — translation MANAQTKKQPTKMLRHAVLFKFKDTSSPEDIKKVEDAFRALPTKIKEIADFEWGTNNSPENLNQGFTHLFFVSFKSEKDREVYLPHPAHKAFVEVLGPHLDKVLVLDYWAGK, via the coding sequence ATGGCAAATGCTCAAACCAAAAAACAACCAACAAAAATGTTACGTCACGCCGTTTTATTCAAATTTAAAGATACAAGTAGCCCAGAAGATATTAAGAAAGTAGAAGATGCTTTTCGTGCATTGCCTACTAAAATTAAAGAAATTGCAGATTTTGAGTGGGGAACAAATAATAGTCCAGAAAATCTAAACCAAGGATTTACGCATTTATTCTTTGTTTCATTCAAATCTGAGAAAGACCGCGAAGTGTATCTTCCGCATCCAGCCCACAAAGCTTTTGTTGAAGTACTCGGACCCCATCTTGATAAAGTATTAGTGCTCGACTATTGGGCAGGGAAATAA
- the trpB gene encoding tryptophan synthase subunit beta produces MTAVKQSSYAVNAKGYYGKFGGAYIPEMLYPNIEELQNNYLEIIYQPEFQAEFHALLKDYVGRPTPLYFANRLSEKYQTNVYLKREDLCHTGAHKVNNTIGQILLAKRLGKNKIVAETGAGQHGVATATVCALMGLECIVYMGEIDIQRQAPNVARMKMLGAEVRPATSGSKTLKDATNEAMRHWINNPVDTHYIIGSVVGPHPYPDMVARFQSVISEEIRSQLLEKIGSETPDYVIACVGGGSNAAGAFYHFLDEPSVKLIAAEAGGHGIHSGMSAATTFLGKEGVLHGSKSILMQTEDGQVVEPHSISAGLDYPGIGPMHAHLWDSGRAKFYAITDDESIKAGFELAKLEGIIPAIESSHALAVLPYLKAGANETVVINLSGRGDKDLDTYMKYL; encoded by the coding sequence ATGACAGCAGTAAAACAATCATCCTATGCCGTAAATGCAAAAGGTTATTACGGCAAGTTCGGTGGAGCATATATTCCTGAAATGCTTTATCCGAATATTGAGGAACTCCAAAATAACTATCTTGAAATTATCTATCAACCAGAATTTCAGGCTGAGTTTCATGCACTTCTCAAAGATTACGTAGGTCGTCCAACTCCCTTATATTTTGCTAATCGTTTATCGGAAAAATATCAAACAAATGTTTATCTAAAACGTGAAGACCTTTGTCATACAGGTGCACACAAGGTAAATAATACGATTGGGCAAATTCTTCTAGCTAAAAGATTAGGTAAAAATAAAATCGTTGCCGAAACAGGTGCGGGGCAGCACGGAGTAGCTACTGCCACGGTTTGTGCCTTAATGGGCCTTGAATGTATTGTGTACATGGGCGAAATAGATATTCAACGCCAAGCACCCAATGTTGCACGTATGAAAATGCTTGGTGCAGAAGTACGTCCTGCCACAAGTGGTTCAAAAACGCTCAAAGATGCTACTAACGAAGCCATGCGTCACTGGATTAATAATCCTGTCGATACACATTATATTATAGGTTCGGTAGTAGGGCCGCATCCATACCCAGATATGGTTGCACGCTTTCAGTCGGTTATTTCGGAAGAAATCCGTAGCCAATTGCTTGAAAAAATAGGTTCAGAAACACCTGATTACGTAATTGCTTGCGTAGGTGGGGGTTCAAATGCTGCGGGTGCATTCTATCATTTTCTTGATGAACCTTCAGTAAAACTCATTGCTGCCGAAGCAGGTGGGCATGGTATTCATTCTGGAATGTCAGCCGCTACTACCTTTTTAGGTAAGGAAGGTGTCCTTCACGGAAGTAAAAGTATCTTGATGCAAACTGAAGATGGCCAAGTAGTAGAACCACATTCTATTTCAGCGGGTCTTGACTACCCCGGTATTGGCCCAATGCATGCTCACTTATGGGATTCTGGTAGGGCAAAGTTCTATGCTATTACCGATGATGAATCAATCAAAGCAGGTTTTGAGTTAGCCAAACTTGAAGGTATTATTCCTGCGATTGAGTCTTCTCATGCACTGGCAGTTTTACCATATTTAAAAGCAGGGGCTAACGAAACGGTTGTTATTAACCTTTCTGGACGAGGCGATAAAGACTTAGATACTTACATGAAGTATTTATAA
- the moeB gene encoding molybdopterin-synthase adenylyltransferase MoeB, with translation MLIPEEFKRYNRQMLMPEFGEEGQIKLKNSKVLVIGCGGLGSPILLYLAAAGIGTLGLVENDTIDESNLQRQILYSTSSVGQSKIEQAANRLHALNPLVDIELHQTRLTTQNALEIFSNYDLIIDGTDNFPTRYLVNDACVLLNKPFVYGAIHRFEGQVAVFNYKNSVTYRDLFPSPPPPEQAPNCAEAGVLGVLPGIIGSMQALEAIKVITEIGETLAGKLFILDTLSMQSRIIKIPKSPETPKITQLIDYESFCGLKSANEISFEELKFLDNYQLIDVRETHEYKVRNIGGELMPLSELEKHITNISREKTVIIHCQSGIRSKKAIKILEETFGFNNLFNLTGGINAI, from the coding sequence ATGCTTATTCCTGAAGAATTCAAACGTTATAACCGCCAAATGCTCATGCCAGAATTTGGTGAAGAAGGTCAAATAAAGCTAAAGAATTCAAAAGTTTTAGTGATTGGTTGTGGTGGACTCGGAAGTCCTATTTTACTATATTTAGCTGCTGCAGGAATTGGAACTTTAGGTTTAGTCGAAAATGATACCATTGATGAAAGTAATCTTCAAAGGCAAATTTTATATAGCACTTCCTCTGTTGGGCAATCTAAAATTGAGCAGGCGGCCAATCGTTTACATGCACTTAATCCTTTAGTAGATATCGAATTACACCAAACACGACTTACCACTCAAAACGCTTTAGAGATTTTCAGCAATTATGACCTAATCATTGATGGAACCGATAATTTCCCAACGCGTTATCTTGTAAATGATGCTTGTGTGCTGCTAAACAAACCTTTTGTCTATGGTGCTATTCACCGCTTTGAAGGTCAAGTTGCTGTCTTCAATTATAAAAATTCAGTTACATATCGAGATTTATTTCCTTCACCACCCCCTCCCGAACAGGCACCAAACTGTGCAGAAGCAGGTGTATTAGGTGTGCTACCCGGAATAATTGGTTCGATGCAAGCTTTAGAAGCAATAAAAGTCATCACAGAAATAGGGGAAACTTTAGCTGGAAAACTTTTTATTCTTGACACGCTTTCAATGCAGAGTAGAATAATTAAAATTCCAAAATCACCTGAAACACCCAAAATCACACAACTAATTGATTATGAGAGCTTTTGCGGCTTAAAATCTGCTAATGAGATATCATTCGAAGAGTTAAAGTTTTTGGATAATTATCAGTTGATTGACGTTCGAGAAACGCATGAATATAAGGTTCGAAATATTGGCGGTGAACTAATGCCACTTTCCGAACTTGAAAAACATATTACAAATATAAGTCGTGAAAAAACCGTAATTATTCATTGCCAAAGTGGCATTAGAAGTAAAAAAGCCATTAAAATATTAGAAGAAACTTTTGGTTTTAATAATCTCTTTAATCTAACTGGAGGAATTAATGCTATATAA
- the trpC gene encoding indole-3-glycerol phosphate synthase TrpC: MTILDKINAQKIIEVAEAKASVSIEDLKASQFFSRKTNSLVASLLAEGSTGIISEHKRKSPSKGVINDQLSVEEVTQGYAQAGAAGLSVLTDKDFFGGSKEDLQKARLANPSTPILRKDFMIDAYQVYEAKAWGADVILLIAASLSPQQIQDLSQKAHELGLEVLLEVHDQEELDRSPLAHVDLVGVNNRNLKNFAENNVNASLELADKIPANIIKISESCISQPETINQLKAVGYKGFLIGETFMKDANPGTKLAEFIAKI; encoded by the coding sequence ATGACTATTTTAGATAAAATTAATGCCCAAAAGATAATCGAAGTGGCCGAAGCCAAAGCAAGCGTTTCTATTGAAGATTTAAAAGCCAGTCAATTCTTCAGTAGAAAAACCAACTCGCTTGTGGCAAGTCTTTTGGCTGAAGGCTCTACTGGAATCATTTCGGAGCATAAACGTAAATCTCCTTCCAAAGGCGTAATTAATGACCAACTCTCTGTTGAAGAAGTTACACAGGGATACGCCCAAGCAGGAGCAGCAGGTTTATCGGTGCTAACAGATAAAGATTTTTTTGGTGGTTCGAAGGAAGATTTACAAAAAGCACGTTTAGCTAATCCGAGTACGCCAATTCTTCGCAAAGATTTCATGATTGATGCATATCAAGTATATGAAGCCAAGGCTTGGGGAGCAGATGTAATCTTATTAATTGCGGCAAGCCTATCGCCACAACAAATTCAAGATTTAAGTCAAAAAGCACATGAACTTGGTTTGGAGGTATTACTCGAAGTACATGACCAAGAAGAATTAGACCGTAGTCCGCTAGCTCATGTAGACCTCGTTGGCGTGAATAATCGAAACCTTAAAAACTTTGCTGAAAATAATGTCAATGCTTCTTTAGAATTGGCCGATAAAATTCCGGCAAACATTATTAAGATTTCAGAAAGTTGTATTAGCCAGCCCGAAACAATCAATCAACTTAAGGCTGTGGGGTATAAAGGCTTCCTGATTGGAGAAACTTTCATGAAAGATGCAAATCCGGGAACAAAACTGGCCGAATTTATAGCGAAAATCTAA
- a CDS encoding LOG family protein, which translates to MEAILVYCGANPGTKPIYKETAEQLGKKLAEKNIRLIYGGGSLGLMGIVADSVLANNGHVTGIIPHFLDRMEVGHKNLPEMYKVETMHERKALMEKLCDGIITLPGGYGSMDELFEILSWSQLGLHQKPIGILNVNGFYDNLLKQLDVMVEEGFLKPENRKLLLVADNLDELFSKMEAFKPNYQEKWLNREQI; encoded by the coding sequence ATGGAAGCAATTTTAGTTTACTGCGGTGCTAATCCTGGCACCAAACCAATTTATAAAGAAACTGCTGAACAGCTTGGTAAAAAACTGGCTGAGAAAAATATTCGATTGATTTATGGTGGAGGAAGCTTAGGTTTAATGGGTATTGTAGCTGACTCGGTTTTAGCTAATAATGGGCATGTAACCGGTATTATTCCACATTTTCTAGATAGAATGGAGGTTGGGCATAAAAATCTACCTGAAATGTATAAAGTGGAAACCATGCATGAACGAAAAGCTTTGATGGAAAAGCTTTGTGATGGAATTATCACACTGCCCGGAGGCTATGGTAGTATGGATGAACTTTTTGAGATTTTGTCATGGTCGCAGTTGGGGCTACACCAAAAACCGATTGGAATTTTAAACGTAAATGGTTTCTATGACAATTTATTGAAGCAGTTGGATGTGATGGTAGAAGAAGGATTTTTGAAGCCCGAAAATCGAAAATTATTGCTTGTGGCTGATAATCTTGATGAATTATTTTCAAAAATGGAAGCATTTAAACCTAACTACCAAGAAAAATGGTTGAATAGAGAGCAAATCTAA